A single genomic interval of Xyrauchen texanus isolate HMW12.3.18 chromosome 8, RBS_HiC_50CHRs, whole genome shotgun sequence harbors:
- the LOC127648131 gene encoding putative nuclease HARBI1 has protein sequence MANRGGRRDVLQTLDDRELLRRYRLDRAGIMFVVDLLRDAITSTRRHNAFTPEKKVITTLRYLATGKMQQCSSDDLGLSQSSVSRVITQTLTALSQPNIVTQFVSFLDARTLHTHKRAFMDIAGFPGVVGVIDGTHVRIIAPSEDEAVFVNRKNFHSINVQIVFNTACKILDIVARWPGSTHDARMLSESGIRQLFERRYVPANCHLLGDSGYPCKPWLLTPYLQPRQGPQLNYNRAHKTTRAVVERDIGQLKRRFHVLHGEVRLRPEKVSKVIIACAILHNICKIRQIAEPLEDGDEDEDNAEDGGMLTEQVLRMGMVFDPPGYPE, from the exons ATGGCCAACAGAGGAGGCAGGAGAGATGTCCTGCAAACACTGGATGACAGGGAATTATTGAGACGCTACAGATTGGATCGAGCAGGAATCATGTTTGTGGTGGATCTCCTTAGAGATGCAATTACTTCAACTCGACGCCACAACGCTTTTACACCGGAGAAGAAAGTAATCACAACCCTGAGGTATTTGGCAACAGGGAAAATGCAACAATGCAGCAGTGATGACTTGGGTCTGTCCCAATCCTCCGTCAGCAGAGTCATCACCCAAACACTGACAGCTTTGTCACAACCTAATATTGTGACACAATTTGTTTCATTCCTGGATGCCCGCACTTTACACACACATAAAAGGGCATTTATGGACATTGCAGGATTCCCTGGCGTTGTGGGTGTAATTGATGGAACACATGTGAGAATAATTGCGCCATCAGAGGACGAGGCTGTCTTTGTTAACAGGAAGAATTTCCACAGCATCAATGTGCAAATAGTGTTCAATACGGCCTGTAAGATTTTGGACATTGTGGCTAGATGGCCAGGCTCCACACATGATGCGAGAATGCTCTCCGAGAGTGGCATCAGACAGCTTTTTGAGAGACGCTATGTGCCAGCTAATTGCCACTTGTTAGGGGACAGTGGCTACCCATGCAAACCATGGCTCCTTACACCTTACCTCCAGCCACGCCAAGGGCCCCAACTAAACTATAACAG GGCCCACAAGACAACAAGAGCGGTGGTGGAGCGTGACATAGGCCAGCTTAAGAGGCGCTTTCATGTTCTCCACGGAGAGGTGCGGCTGAGGCCTGAAAAAGTCAGCAAAGTCATCATAGCCTGTGCAATATTACACAATATTTGCAAGATTAGACAGATTGCAGAACCTCTGGAGGATGGCGATGAGGATGAAGACAACGCTGAGGATGGTG GGATGCTGACGGAGCAGGTGCTGCGGATGGGAATGGTGTTTGATCCGCCGGGCTATCCTGAGTAG
- the LOC127648130 gene encoding paraneoplastic antigen Ma2 homolog: MQTLREELRGWCKGEALNEDYAVMVVIPEERDIAQIEETMQTIKCLGRVRVRDRIFKEKLQCFLVLCESKEKVDPKEVPPEISLTSGTESWQIVTSSGVDDSSDDFSKKLKTLLHSEGKTFEDIQAMFTPSDAGIPTPDDIIRAVGDLLEKTGKISNESGGYRRLRMFSSTIPIPSGEEPYENWIEQAHLMVEESDCSDKEKKRRLIESLRGPALEIVKVVRDTDAAVSSEEYLEAIEQAFGSAE, translated from the coding sequence ATGCAAACACTAAGAGAAGAGCTTCGGGGCTGGTGTAAGGGGGAGGCATTGAACGAAGACTATGCTGTGATGGTTGTCATCCCTGAAGAAAGGGATATAGCACAAATTGAAGAAACAATGCAGACAATAAAATGCCTTGGTCGAGTAAGAGTAAGAGACAGAATTTTCAAAGAAAAGCTACAGTGTTTTCTAGTGCTGTGTGAAAGTAAAGAGAAAGTTGATCCAAAAGAAGTTCCTCCTGAAATTTCACTCACCTCAGGAACTGAATCCTGGCAAATAGTCACCTCAAGTGGAGTTGATGATAGTTCAGATGATTTTTCTAAGAAATTAAAAACCCTCCTTCACAGTGAGGGGAAAACCTTTGAGGATATTCAGGCCATGTTTACTCCCTCTGATGCTGGAATCCCCACCCCTGATGACATTATACGTGCTGTTGGAGATCTGCTTGAAAAGACAGGAAAAATTTCCAATGAAAGTGGAGGTTATAGACGTCTGAGAATGTTTTCCAGTACAATACCTATTCCTTCAGGTGAAGAACCGTATGAAAATTGGATCGAACAAGCACATTTGATGGTAGAAGAAAGTGACTGTTctgacaaagaaaagaaaaggaggcTTATTGAGAGTCTAAGAGGGCCTGCTTTAGAAATAGTTAAAGTAGTGCGCGATACTGATGCAGCTGTTAGTTCAGAAGAATACTTGGAGGCCATCGAGCAAGCTTTTGGATCCGCTGAGTAG